In the Acropora muricata isolate sample 2 chromosome 1, ASM3666990v1, whole genome shotgun sequence genome, one interval contains:
- the LOC136912302 gene encoding adenosine receptor A2b-like, with translation MNRSGSVSPGKPYQTDTETKMQLATNVSMLSAQNLTVSPTGLSEETCFMFDVNFHTTRYLYVVHIITSIINASFSLTAITGNAVVIFTVWATPSLYSPSNILICCLAGSDLMVGLLTQPCFVLHKIGEIIHRLEMYCITRMLLESTANITAGASVFIMAATSIERWLALRLHLRYNELVTVRRVLTTVSFLWIFLIVLAIFRVFLIRPKIYNTILITFVSLCLFCTYLAYVKILQCVRHHERRIQGIITGIGLAQTEEKAGTLKSLIRYKRSTISMFLIVGVFSACFLPLLSVSLAHQIWGYTVGVKAAYAFVSSLAFINSSINPLLYCWRMKSLRNAMKTTFKRRSFKAWR, from the coding sequence ATGAACCGCAGTGGTTCGGTGTCGCCGGGAAAGCCATATCAAACTGATACTGAAACAAAGATGCAGCTTGCGACGAATGTGTCGATGCTTTCAGCCCAAAACTTAACCGTTTCACCGACAGGTTTGAGTGAAGAAACGTGTTTTATGTTTGATGTGAATTTTCATACGACGAGGTACCTTTACGTTGTTCACATCATCACGTCGATTATAAATGCCTCGTTCTCTTTGACAGCCATAACGGGAAATGCAGTGGTGATTTTCACAGTTTGGGCGACACCTTCTCTGTATTCTCCTTCGAATATTCTCATCTGTTGTCTCGCTGGGAGCGACTTAATGGTTGGCTTGCTAACTCAGCCATGTTTCGTTCTGCACAAAATTGGCGAGATTATCCACCGCTTGGAAATGTATTGCATCACGCGGATGCTGCTTGAATCCACTGCAAACATCACCGCAGGAGCCTCTGTTTTCATCATGGCTGCTACAAGCATCGAGAGATGGTTAGCCCTCCGCCTTCATTTACGATACAACGAACTTGTCACGGTGAGACGCGTTTTGACAACAGTATCCTTTCTCTGGATTTTTCTCattgttttggcaattttccgTGTGTTTCTGATTCGCCCAAAGATCTATAATACCATTTTAATAACCTTCGTTTCTCTGTGTTTGTTCTGCACATATCTTGCCTATGTAAAGATTTTGCAATGCGTTCGACATCACGAGCGACGTATACAAGGCATCATTACCGGGATTGGTTTAGCCCAAACGGAAGAAAAGGCTGGTACACTAAAGAGCCTTATACGCTACAAGAGGTCAACAATCTCTATGTTTCTCATTGTTGGTGTGTTTTCAGCGTGTTTCTTGCCGTTACTGAGCGTGTCATTGGCACATCAGATCTGGGGATACACCGTCGGCGTGAAGGCGGCGTACGCATTTGTGTCATCGTTAGCATTCATCAACAGCTCCATTAACCCTCTGTTGTACTGTTGGCGCATGAAATCTTTGCGAAACGCCATGAAGACAACCTTTAAAAGGCGATCGTTCAAAGCGTGGCGCTGA